The following nucleotide sequence is from Vicinamibacterales bacterium.
CTCGACGACGCGCTGGCGCTGGTCGAACTGGCCGGCTACCCCCACGTCCTCGCCCACGAGGCCTACGCCCTGCTCGGCCTCACCCGCGCCGCCACCGCCCGCGCCCTCGTCGCCCGCGGCCCCGACGCCCTCCGCGTCGTCGCCGCCGACGGCTGGAGCGACGACGACGCGCGCCACGCCGCCGCCCAGCCGGGCGACCGCCTCCACATCGGCTGCGGCACCCATCGCGACGAGAGCTGGGAAATCCTCGCCGACGTCCGCGAGGCGCTGAACGACCGCTGCACCGCCGTCGCCATCCGCAAGCTGGTCGACACCGCCGTCACCCTCGATCGCTATCGCCGCGAGGAAAAGCAGCGGACCGCCCTCTGGCCCGCCGACACCCTCGAGACCGACGGCGGCCTCTGGGTGTCCGAACAGATGACCGAGCTGCTGTCCATCGCCCGGCGCATCGCTCCCTCCGACGTCACGGTGCTCCTCACCGGCGAAACCGGCACCGGCAAGGAAGTCCTGGCGCGCGCGATTCACCGCGCCTCGGCGCGCGCCGCCAGGCCCTTCGTGCCGTTCAACTGCACCGCGGTGCCGCGCGAGATGCTCGAGAGCCAGCTGTTCGGCTACCGCAAGGGGGCCTTCACCGGCGCCAACGAGGCCTTCGACGGCGTCATCCGCGCCGCCGCCGGCGGCACGCTGTTCCTCGACGAGATCGCCGAGATCGGTCCCGACCTCCAGCCCAAGCTGCTGCGCTTCCTCGAAACCCACGAAGTGCACGGGCTCGGCGAGTCGCAGCCGGTCAGGGTGGACGTGCGCGTCATCGCCGCGACCAACGCCGATCTCGAGAGCCTGGTCACCGACGGACGCTTCCGCGACGACCTCTTCTACCGCCTGAACGTCGTCCGTCTGAGACTGCCGCCGCTGCGCGAGCGGCGCGAGGAGATTCCCGCGCTGGTGGACCACTACCTGCGCAGCGCCGCCGACGAGCAGAAGAAGGGGCGCCTCACGCTGGACGACGAGACGCTCGAGTACCTGGTGCTCTACTCGTGGCCGGGGAACGTGCGCCAGCTGGTGAACGAGGTCAGCCGCATCGTCGCCTACGCGGACCCCGACAGTACGGTCACGCCGGCGCTGCTGTCGCCGGAGATTCAGACCTCGCGGCGCACGATCCGCGTCCACCCCGGCGACGAGCCCGAGATCAGCGTCCGCCTCGACCAGCCGCTGAACGACGCGATCGAGATGATCGAGCGGATGATGGTGCTGCGCGCGCTCGAGCGGGCACACGGCAACTACGAGAACGCCGCGCGGCTGCTCGGCATCTCGCGCAAGGGGCTGTTCCTGAAACGGCGGCGCTGGGGCATGCAGCGCGCCGCGGCGGCCAGCTAGCCCGGGCCGCCCGCAACCTTTTCGTCCCGGCGTCCGTCCAAGTCTCCTTGGATATCCCCCACAATGTGGTTTAAATCGAAAACGGCCGCGCTCGGCGACTTCGAGCAGCTCGTGCTGCTCGGCGTCCTGCGGCTGGCGGACGAGGCCTACGGCGCCAGCATCCGCCAGGAAATCCACGCCCGCTCGGGCCGCGACGTGTCGATCAACGCGGTCTACACCACGCTCGATCGCCTCGAGGGCAAGGGGCTGCTCCGCTCGTGGGTCGGCGAGCCGACCGCGCAGCGCGGCGGGCGCCGGCGGAAGTTCTACGCCGTCACCCCCGCCGGCGTGAGCGCCGTGCGGCACGCCTACCTGGCGCTGCGTTCCATGGCCGACGGCCTCGAGGATCGGCTCGGCGCGAAGTGAGCGACCGGATTCCGCCGCTCGCCGTCCGTCTGCTCTCCCGGCGGCTGCCGCCGGAGTGGCAGGACTTCATCCTCGGCGATCTCGAGGAGGAGTTCCGCGCGCGCGCCGCGTCGG
It contains:
- a CDS encoding sigma-54 dependent transcriptional regulator — translated: LDDALALVELAGYPHVLAHEAYALLGLTRAATARALVARGPDALRVVAADGWSDDDARHAAAQPGDRLHIGCGTHRDESWEILADVREALNDRCTAVAIRKLVDTAVTLDRYRREEKQRTALWPADTLETDGGLWVSEQMTELLSIARRIAPSDVTVLLTGETGTGKEVLARAIHRASARAARPFVPFNCTAVPREMLESQLFGYRKGAFTGANEAFDGVIRAAAGGTLFLDEIAEIGPDLQPKLLRFLETHEVHGLGESQPVRVDVRVIAATNADLESLVTDGRFRDDLFYRLNVVRLRLPPLRERREEIPALVDHYLRSAADEQKKGRLTLDDETLEYLVLYSWPGNVRQLVNEVSRIVAYADPDSTVTPALLSPEIQTSRRTIRVHPGDEPEISVRLDQPLNDAIEMIERMMVLRALERAHGNYENAARLLGISRKGLFLKRRRWGMQRAAAAS
- a CDS encoding helix-turn-helix transcriptional regulator — encoded protein: MWFKSKTAALGDFEQLVLLGVLRLADEAYGASIRQEIHARSGRDVSINAVYTTLDRLEGKGLLRSWVGEPTAQRGGRRRKFYAVTPAGVSAVRHAYLALRSMADGLEDRLGAK